From the Synechococcus sp. HK01-R genome, one window contains:
- a CDS encoding PhoH family protein: protein MTEAAAPGRFVFDLPHPEAALALAGPSEQTLRQLEALTGVSLVMRGLQLEISGRPSQLERAAAVVELLRAFWQEGQSVSPVDLQTALQALDTGRHQDHQAMGQQVLARSQRGQLLRPRTLRQKSYVEAMERHDLTFALGPAGTGKTFLATVLAVRMLTERKVERLILTRPAVEAGERLGFLPGDLQQKVDPYLRPLYDALHTLMGPEKTTALLEKGVIEVAPLAYMRGRTLAESFVILDEAQNTTPAQMRMVLTRLGERSRMVVTGDITQVDLPPGQMSGLVEASQVLEGVEGVAVCKLTAADVVRHPLVQRVVEAYARRDDRRKPTRSGSPR, encoded by the coding sequence ATGACCGAAGCTGCCGCGCCGGGTCGCTTCGTCTTTGATCTTCCCCATCCCGAAGCAGCCCTCGCTCTTGCAGGGCCCTCGGAACAGACCCTGCGTCAGCTGGAGGCCCTCACAGGGGTCTCTCTGGTGATGCGGGGTCTTCAACTTGAAATCAGTGGTCGACCCAGTCAGTTGGAGCGGGCCGCGGCGGTGGTGGAGCTGCTGCGCGCCTTCTGGCAGGAGGGGCAGAGCGTCTCTCCTGTGGATCTCCAGACCGCTCTGCAGGCCCTCGATACCGGCCGCCATCAGGACCATCAGGCCATGGGGCAGCAGGTGCTGGCTCGCTCCCAGCGAGGTCAGTTGCTGCGGCCCCGCACTCTGCGCCAGAAGTCTTATGTGGAGGCGATGGAACGCCATGACCTCACCTTCGCCTTGGGTCCGGCAGGGACCGGTAAGACCTTCCTGGCCACGGTGCTGGCCGTGCGCATGCTCACGGAGCGCAAGGTCGAGCGTCTGATCCTCACTCGGCCCGCCGTTGAGGCAGGCGAGCGTCTCGGTTTTCTGCCAGGGGATCTGCAACAGAAGGTGGATCCTTATCTCCGTCCCCTCTATGACGCGCTCCACACCCTGATGGGTCCTGAGAAAACCACGGCCCTCCTGGAGAAGGGGGTGATTGAAGTCGCTCCGCTGGCCTACATGCGCGGTCGCACCCTGGCCGAATCCTTCGTGATCCTCGATGAAGCGCAGAACACCACACCGGCCCAGATGCGCATGGTGCTCACCCGTTTGGGGGAGCGTTCCCGCATGGTGGTGACGGGTGACATCACCCAGGTGGATCTGCCGCCCGGGCAGATGAGCGGTCTGGTGGAGGCCTCACAGGTGCTGGAGGGTGTGGAGGGTGTGGCGGTGTGCAAACTCACAGCAGCCGATGTGGTGCGCCACCCCTTGGTGCAACGTGTGGTGGAGGCCTATGCCCGGCGTGACGATCGACGGAAGCCGACGCGATCAGGGTCACCCCGCTGA